The following proteins are co-located in the Paludibaculum fermentans genome:
- the larC gene encoding nickel pincer cofactor biosynthesis protein LarC produces the protein MRLAYIDAFAGIAGDMTVGALIDAGADTAALFAGLDSLGTAAKFRFEKTKRQGIAATKFDIEFEDQKKHRHLPHIVKMIEAAMLPDAVKTNAIQVFQVLGEAEARVHGTSIEKVHFHEVGAVDSICDIVGACLGFHLLGVESVHCSAINTGSGTITADHGVMPVPTPATALLLRGKPAYARGPETELTTPTGAAIVSALGKSFGPMPAMTIERGGFGAGTKDFPGMANVVRILIGSNHNASEATVISVIEANIDDSSPEVLGYAMDRLFCAGALDVTLQPVFMKKQRPGTLMQVLAMPADQERLAALILEETSTFGLRITQAERRVEPRKHVEVETPFGQVRVKVAGNGTASPEFEDCRELAQATGQPLKTIYAAAIAAYRN, from the coding sequence ATGAGACTTGCCTACATTGATGCGTTTGCCGGGATTGCCGGCGATATGACAGTCGGCGCGCTGATCGATGCCGGGGCTGATACGGCCGCGCTGTTTGCGGGGCTGGATTCGCTCGGGACGGCGGCTAAGTTCCGCTTCGAGAAGACGAAGCGCCAGGGGATCGCGGCCACCAAGTTCGATATCGAGTTCGAGGACCAGAAGAAGCACCGGCACCTGCCGCATATCGTGAAGATGATCGAGGCGGCGATGCTGCCGGACGCGGTGAAGACGAACGCGATCCAGGTGTTCCAGGTGCTGGGCGAGGCGGAAGCGCGGGTCCACGGGACATCGATCGAGAAGGTCCACTTCCACGAGGTGGGCGCGGTGGATTCCATCTGCGACATCGTGGGGGCGTGCCTGGGGTTCCACCTGCTGGGGGTGGAGTCGGTGCACTGCTCGGCCATCAATACAGGCAGCGGAACGATTACGGCGGATCACGGGGTGATGCCGGTGCCGACTCCGGCGACGGCGCTGCTGCTGCGCGGGAAGCCGGCGTATGCGCGGGGTCCGGAGACCGAATTGACGACGCCCACGGGTGCAGCGATTGTTTCGGCGCTGGGCAAGAGCTTCGGGCCGATGCCGGCGATGACGATTGAACGCGGCGGGTTCGGCGCGGGGACGAAGGATTTCCCGGGGATGGCGAATGTGGTGCGGATCCTGATCGGGTCGAATCACAACGCCAGCGAGGCTACGGTGATTTCGGTGATTGAGGCGAACATTGATGACTCGTCGCCGGAGGTGCTGGGCTACGCGATGGACCGGCTGTTCTGCGCCGGCGCGCTGGATGTGACGCTGCAGCCGGTGTTCATGAAGAAGCAGCGGCCGGGTACGTTGATGCAGGTGCTGGCGATGCCGGCGGACCAGGAGCGGCTGGCGGCCCTGATTCTGGAAGAGACGTCGACCTTTGGGTTGAGGATTACGCAGGCGGAGCGGCGAGTGGAGCCACGGAAGCATGTCGAGGTGGAGACGCCGTTCGGGCAGGTGCGGGTGAAGGTGGCCGGGAACGGTACGGCTTCGCCCGAATTTGAAGATTGCCGCGAGCTGGCCCAGGCTACGGGGCAGCCGTTGAAGACGATTTACGCGGCCGCGATCGCGGCTTACAGGAACTAG
- a CDS encoding SIR2 family NAD-dependent protein deacylase, whose amino-acid sequence MARDWLRLASRVAVLTGAGISAESGVPTFRASEGLWRNFRAEDLATAEAFHRDPALVWTWYNWRRETIAACRPNLGHYALAELEKQKPGLTLVTQNVDGLHNRAGSQRVLKIHGDIWWVLCLACNRITTDLRVPLPEIPPHCSCGGLLRPGVVWFGESLPTATWAQAEAAVSECELLVVAGTSSVVYPAASLAPLARSRGVRVIEINTEETPLSGAAAISLRGPSGELLPLLIESASKD is encoded by the coding sequence GTGGCTCGGGATTGGCTGCGCTTGGCGTCTCGCGTTGCTGTGCTTACCGGGGCCGGGATCTCCGCTGAAAGCGGGGTTCCTACCTTCCGGGCATCGGAGGGGCTTTGGCGGAACTTTCGGGCTGAGGATCTGGCTACCGCCGAGGCGTTTCATCGGGATCCGGCCCTCGTCTGGACCTGGTACAACTGGCGGCGGGAGACTATCGCCGCTTGCCGGCCGAACCTGGGGCACTACGCTTTGGCTGAGCTCGAGAAACAGAAGCCCGGGTTGACGCTCGTTACCCAGAACGTGGACGGGTTGCATAACCGGGCCGGGAGCCAGCGGGTGCTCAAGATCCATGGGGATATCTGGTGGGTCCTGTGCCTGGCTTGTAACCGGATCACTACGGATCTGCGGGTGCCGCTGCCGGAGATTCCTCCGCATTGCTCGTGCGGCGGGCTGCTGCGGCCCGGGGTGGTGTGGTTCGGGGAGTCGCTGCCGACCGCGACCTGGGCGCAGGCCGAGGCTGCTGTTTCGGAGTGCGAACTGCTGGTGGTGGCCGGGACCAGTTCGGTGGTGTATCCGGCTGCGAGCCTGGCTCCGCTGGCACGAAGCCGCGGGGTTCGGGTGATTGAGATCAATACGGAGGAGACGCCGCTCAGCGGCGCGGCGGCCATTTCGCTTCGCGGGCCTTCCGGCGAATTGCTGCCGCTGCTGATCGAGTCGGCTTCCAAAGATTAA